In Podospora pseudocomata strain CBS 415.72m chromosome 4, whole genome shotgun sequence, the genomic stretch ACCAGACCCCGTCCAACTTGCGCAGCATCTCATTTTCCACCTTGGCGGAGATACAGTGGCCCTCTACACCTGCACAGTAGGGACCAAAAGGAACTTGTTCCGCCGAGTGCACAATACACACCCGTTTGAACGTCTCCCGAAGAGCATGACCAGCTGTGAGCTTCATGGTGAGGGAATCGTTGAAAAGAACGTGGGTAGGTCTGAAGTCGGTTATAGCTCTGGAGTATACTCCAGTAAGGCCCTTGATGCGGCTGCTGAGATCATCGTTCTACAGTTGAGCACAAAGGGCAGTTAGCTTCAAAGTAGCAACAAGAGACAGTGAGAGGAGCCCTACTTCCAAATACGCCCGCGATTCCACCTAGAACTCGCCGGCTGGATAGGCAGCTTTGAACTCATGACGCgcaatggtggtgttgagtaTCCCCCATTCGTCGGTAAACTCGTTGATATGGAGCTTGTGCTCCTGGTTCTTGCCATCGGTGACAATGACAGGTTCCAAGCCTATCACGCCAGGATAGActcccttggccttggctcTCCTAGCATATTTATCGAGCTCCTCGGGGAAGGCATAGCAGACCTGGGCAGTGGCATGGCCCAGCCTGCTCAGGTTGCGTAGGAGACAGACATTCGCCTTGTAGCCGCCCGAAGAAGGAGTCAGGCCATGGGCCGTCTGGACAAGCAGCAAGCGCATTCTCGGACCGCCCCCGGGGGTATATCCTTCAAGTTGAAGCTGAGGGTAATGCATTTGGACTGATGGGTGTCGTTGAGAATGCGTGGTATAGAAGGTATAAGACGAAACTGCCGCAAAGCGATGAGGTCGAAGACAGGGTTGTCGATCGAAAGAAGAGTTGATATCCAATGCTGAAATAGGTCAAAGACGGTCTTCTATAtaggaaaagagaagaggcgGGCTACATGACGTTCTGGTCACCGGTTGAGCGAGTTATTTTCCAAGAACTCGAATCCAGATGCTGGTGACCAGAAGGGAGCAAGACAGGGCTGCACGAGATCGTCGTCCAATGTCCTCGTTTGTCCGCTTACGTAGAGTTTGATTTCGTGACACTTTTAGTAAATTGAATAACGATAACTAGTGCCAAGAAAAGCGCGCAAAAGGAAATTGAAGGACGATACCCGTGATGCCGTCGTCAAAGCCGTCGGGGatttggttgggtggtgggttgtaTTTGGGTCAGGTGGGCAAGAAACTGATGGGGTCTGCAAACAGACAGCTTGACCCTCTGCCTTCCCCTTGTGCAAGAGGAAGGAACGAATGATTGACCTCTCCGGGGACTCGGTCAGTGGAAACCGGAAACCATAAAGTTCCTGCTCCGATTCGCGAGCCGCCAGATAAGCCGTACCTTCCTCTGATTCAAGGTAGATCACGAGCCCATGTGAAACATGCGAGTATTATATTTAAACACCACATAATGTAGAGATACCCTTTAATATGCCCAATGGTGTTTTATTTGAACCTGGGTTTCTCTCAAGGACGCATCAGATCCCACCGTAGATTTGGTAGAGTGCCACCTGCCATCCACTATGCAAACAAACTGGGCACGACATAATTCATCTCAAATACCTATTATCGTCCATGCTTTTCAATGGCATTTTGGCTCATCGGCCTTCATGAGGGCAGTTGAAACTGACAATCACTGCTGCAATAACACCGGGGAAACATTCACACCCGAAACTATTGGAGGGCCTGGCAGGTTCAGGGGCATGAACCTCTCGTATTAATGACGAACACCACCCTCGGACCCTCCCGTCGTCAATAGCCAGTGCATACCAACAGCCATGACGTTGATTCTGTGGCTTGTGACCCTTCTCTGTGTGTTTTGTCCAACACGGACACATCTGTgcacccatccatccccgGATCATGATGACATACCGGCCTCTGCAAACAAAACCACTGCCCTTTCCGCTCTTCCGCTCTCAACCTCTCATTTCCTTGCAACCTTACCTTACACTTTTGATTTTTGACAACTTTCCCCATGTCCTATACAGCATCAGCCAAGCAAATCGGCGACAAAGTAAACATGTCCTACGCCGGAAACTCCAAGGTTGGGTTCCCTAACATCTATGAGGACTCCAACCAGAAGAACATCAAGAAATCCGAGATTGACGAGATGACGAGGCACTCGGGGGAGAATGTCAAGGGTTTCATGCCAAGTATTCCCAACATTTCCGTCTTCTCCGCCATGCACACTGACATATATGCTCCAGAGGATCAACCTGGCGAGGTGAACAGGTTGTACGAGGAGAAGGTATGACAGGATCCATTGTTGCCCAGCCAGAGTTATACTGACAATGTCTCCTCCACAGTTCAAGAGAGAGCGGGCCGACGCTCTAAAGAATGACCCAACCCTAGCGGTACCTTGACTTGCCCCTTATCACTGACGCAGATTGGACTGATAACAGTTGCCAGGCgaccctcaacaacaacaagccttCGAAAGGTGCGATAATTgacaaggagattgaggaagaagagcggGCGAtgcttgagaagaagaagggcaagggcatGACAGGGGAGAGCCACTACTAGCAAGCATCCCGACTCCAATCTAGAATAGCCATCTATCTAGTCGCCATCCAGCTCCCACAATTCATCCATGCTCTCtgacagcttctcggggttATCGTAGTCAAAGAACCAATCACTCATGATGGGCTCCCAGTCGAGGATCTCACTTCTTGGTGAGTCCTGTAAAATAGCCTCAAGTCGACGGTGGGGTAGCCGGTGGCCATCTCTGCAAATGGCCGCGGAATCTCTGCGACGGTTGACGGGGAATTCCTTACGCGTGGTGTAATTATCATCAAATGACCACTGATCGATCATCTGGGCCACCTGTATACTTTCTTTGGTAATTCTGATGTGGCCacttcctcctgctgctgcccaagTTCTTGatcctccttttcttcgAACTCGCACAACTCATCAGGTCGGTAACCCcgttccaccaccccctgaTAACCCTTGTCCTCCATCCAttccttgatcttcttcacTGGACCAACAGAAGGTAGCAGAAAGGCGTCCAGTAGATCATAATCGAACCAACTCTGCTTTTAGCTGTGATCcctggtgggttggtggtaaGAAGTGCGTGCATCCAACTCGCGCACATTGACACCGAGTCTGGCCCAAACCAGCCACCCCCGACAACAttcccatcgtcatcaaaaTGACTATGCCAATTTCCGTCACAAAGAGAAACTCCAATCGTGTTCCCACCTGACGTGCTCGAGTTCGTTGTAGACGTTGACAAGTGTGCCGCCTCGGTAGGCACGATAGTCCCAACTTCCACCCGCGAACCCGTTCTTCAACACGACCGTTCTGTCCTCCCTCGACGACGCAACCGCCCATTGTTCCGCCTTAAAAATaatcttctccctccacTCCTGGATGGCAATTCCATGCTGCCTCCAGGAAGGATGTAAATACCTCCCATAATTATCCCGCGGAAAGAACAACACCCGCTGAATCTCCacaaccttctcctctgTAGTTCTCAGTCGTCTCAACGCCAAAAAACCACCCAGATTCCTCCCCGCTCAATTTCGCCCTGGTAAACTGCCCCCTCAACCCAGccgccaccccccccccagaaCCCttcagaagaagaaaacttCCCAACCTGACGGAGACAACCATCCAGCAAAATACTGGTGCTCCATCCGCCCGAGATACctgtcccccctcctcaacgtCTTCACCACGGCCACGCCGGGAAAAGTGAAACAGCTTTTCCGCGTCGGGGACTATCCCCTCCCAGGGCATGGCTTCAAAGTCGTCGGTGGCTGTGATGCCCAGCTGATAGGCCTTTTTGGCGAGGTGAATAATGGGAAAGAGGGTTATTCcgggcgggggttggggccGCTTGATTCGGGCTGTTGACCGCAGTCGAACCTGTTTCTcgtttggggttgggggtgcgggtttgtgggggggttgggggtggttcaAGGCACCGCTCAAAGTAGAGGCCGGGGAGGCACTGTCCGACGGGGAGTACGGTGTACATTGCTCGTGTTGgctgtggttgatgatgatgacgggggaTGAAGGTTTGGCTCGATGAGGTCAGGGGCAGGTCAAGTGTGTGTTAGATGGTCACAACATGTCTCTCACGTGGAGAAGTGGCAATGAGCCCAGTGAATTGGATGGGTTGGACGTCGCAAGGCAAGCACTGGAACAGGCAGATAGCGGACCAAACCTTATTTTCCTTCGACCGGAGACTCGGGCAAAATAAAGAGAACAGGTGAAGCCTGCAGTAATTGTGCCTTGTACAAAGCTCGCCTCAGACAAACCACATCCTGAGCAACATTGACTGGATTCTACACACAAACCTGACACTGACCGACACCTACCTTGCCTAGCCAAACctgaaaacaaaaaaaacaaaaaaacaccaacccTACGCATTCTAGCCCTCAGACGCAAACCACCTACCtcaatcctcatcgtcatcaccatcccgaATGTAGCACCTACCTACACACTGGACAGCCAGCTTCGGTGCTCGATCATAGTACATGCCGTCCCTGGAGAAAAACTGCGCCCTTATCGCACTCGTCGTGTTGTTGCGTGCAAGGTTGCGCAGCACCTGATCCGCATATTCATCGACGTTGGTCCTGATGAGTTCCGCCCAACCATTCAAAGCTGGCGAGTTCCTACTAAAGGGGTTGAGCAACGAGAGCGTCTCATGTTCATAGAATATATTGGCAGCCCTAAGGTTGGCAATGTACGCGCTGTTCGATGGTGCATGTCGTGGCAGGGTCAAAAGCAGTGGAACCTGGGGCGTACAATactcttcatcaccaccatcggccgcagcagcaaagcGCCTCAACTCGTTGACTCGTCTCGTCAGGCTGCTACCCCGTCGCGGATTCAGGCGGGAAGCGCGCCAATGTGAACTGCCGGACGAAGAAAGCCCGAGACATCTGCAAAAGAACATCTTGGCCCGTAGAGATTCGTATCCAGGAGGTCCAAACATGTCCCTCCGGCGAGCGCCTCGTTCTAGCAGAAGCCTTACCAGCCCGAGATTTGCATTCTTGACAGCTAGTGCAATAGGTGCCCAGCCACCGATGGTCTGGGCGTGGATATCCGCACCGTtgtcgagaagaaggcgtgCTGCCCTGACTTGCTCGTCGAGCTGGGTGGACAGACCAAAGAAACAGGCAAAGTGAAGCGGGGTCCAACCTACCACGTCACGGGCGTCGATTGCCAGGCCAGAAACCTCTGGACCGCCGAGAAACTCCACCAAAGGACGGACTCTGTCCCCCGAGGCAAACATGGACGCGAAGTGAAGTGGTGTCATGCCTTCCGAGTCTCTTCTGTCCATGTCTGCTCCCATTGCAAGCAGAGAAGTGACGAGGGTGGAAGAACCAAGGAAGCCAAACGGCAGACAGACCCAGCGGAGCGCGGTCAAATCACTGGTCCACCAGGTCGAATTGTAGTTGTTGGATAAGTCTCGGGTGtcaacggcggcggagggTCTGCCGAACAGAGTCTCGCCGTCCGTCTCGCATGCTTCGCCCATGCGTCTTAGCAGGCCAGAGGTGATTTGAAGGAAGTCTGCAGCCGTGTGACCAAGCCCGTAGACAGTGGAGCAGTGTGTTATCCAGCGGTCGGTCAACTGAGTAACAGCCAGAAAAGGAGAAGTCTCGCGTTGGGCGAAACTCACCATATCTAAGCCAGGCGGCTGGGACAAGCTTAGGGCGAATATCCGGAAGACCTCGGGGGTTCTGTCCATGTTATACCATGGGCACTTTTGATCGCTCGCGAGCATAGCAACTATACGTTGAGCATCACGACCAGCCCCATACtgcaacagcaaccgcaCCTTTTCTTCGTCAGAAGACCAAGTGTCCCCGCCACTGGACGCTAGATATGCCATCAGGGGAGTAAGTTCACCATGCAGCCCGCTCGGATATGCATCCCTTGTTATGTTGGTCGTGATCACCGGGGCGGATACATCAGGGCGCGAGTTCAAGTGGAAAATCCTCTGGCACGTACCGTACTGTCCTTTGAGCAGCGGATCAGCCCCGTGTTgcaggaggagttggactGTTTCTGCCGGTACGGACGACTGCATTGCAAGTCCCAAAGGTAGCTCGTGCCGTGGGTTGTACGGGTACCGGCCATACAAGCGCCAGGACCAGCCAGTGTACAGATTGGGGTCGGCGCCGGCCTCCAAAAGGGCCTGAACAATACGCGGGTTTCCGCGCTGGAGGCTAGGTGTGTCATCCATGGTGCGGTGGAGAGGATATGAAGCTTTCAGTCGGTAGGCGTAGCAGTTGACCGAATAGCTGTCAGGAGAGTTGACGTCGGCGCCTCTCTGGCAAAGTGATCGCACCAGCAAGGCGTCGTCTATGCATATGGCGAGCTTTAGTGGGGTGTTGAACATGCATTCGTGAAAATCGGGATCGCGGATGACCCAGGTACAGTCTACCGCGGTGCCGTGGTCAAATCGGTGGTTGACCGACGCGCCATGGGAAAGGGCCCGGTCGAGGGTTTCTAGGAAGCTGAAGGTGCAGGCCCAtcggagggagaggcagtCGAACTCGGCAACGTCACGGGAGTACAAGGCGGGAATGGCAAGGTCGGCCAAGTAGCGGCAAgtgagggcgaggtggaagaggtcgGCCTGGTACAGATAGCAGAATATGAGGAGGTGCAGTTcgtgggggaggcggttgagCATGGACTTTGCCGGAGGCCAATGCGGGGGAGGCAAGTCGTAAGGTTGGGCACCGTTGCACCATCGATCGTACAATGTTGTGTATTCCTGCTTTCTAAGCTCGAGATACTCGGCAAGCATCGGGTTGGGACGGCCCTCGCGGAAGACCCTCATCGTCGCAGTCTcgaaaaaggaggaggagaaggtgccATGTCTAAGGTCGTGTACCTGTAGAGGGGCCGTTGCCTTTTGAACCGAAGCTGTCACGCTGTGCAACCAAGTCGCCAAGACAAAGGATCGCCAAGAATGAGGACGGATGGGTGTCCTCACAACGGGACCATTGGGTGGGTATCATTGATTCTTAGACATTCTACGTACCCATGGCCCTACTTTTGCCGTATGTTTCTAGGCTTGCGCTTTTTGAAAACAACCGCTGCAACAGCCGGCTCTTCGTTGCCGAACTCCTGTTTGACCATGGCTGGAGGCGCCTCATCTTGGACATCTTGGATGGCTTCCAGAGCAGGCCCGTCCTGgctttcctccttcttaACGACTGGAGCCTCGGgcgcaccctcctcccccttgacttcgccctcaacctcggcgtccttctctttcttggtCTTGACAATCGTCCCACtcagcagctcctccaactctttatcctcttcttctggcaTGCTTTTCgatccaaccccccacctctTCCGTTTCTTGAACAGCCCATTCAGAGCCTCCTCTtgttccttttcttcttctgtcCTTTCTCTTTCCCTCTTGACTCCCACCGCTCTGCCCTCATCTTTGGTATCATCAGCAGTCTTATTGCCAGAATCTCCATCGTCAACGACCCTCGTAGAAGTGACGCtccactcccccaccatAGCCATATCCTTCCTCAGTTCGGTCGGGATATTCACCCCCAACTCGGCCAGCTGCTCCAGTTGTCTCTGTCGTTCAGCCTGTGATAGCTGCCCtgttggcgctggtggtggtggcgcgCTGCTAGTGCTGCCGCCATGTTTCTTCGCCCCGGCGCCTCCAATCCCACTCCCTGACGCGGAAACAACTCCATTCAGCctttccacctccctcttggCCCTGTCCTTCTCTCGTTGTTCTTGCTCGGCGGATCTGTGGAGGTCGCGAAGGGAGCGCTTGATGGCGCCCTGGTGTTTGCCCGTAGACTCGTGGTTGGCGCGCTCGAGCTTGGTGTCGCGGACGTAGACGGAGCAGTGTTTGCACCAGTACTTGGGGGTTGATTTCCAGTATTCCGACATTGTGGGCGGTGTGTAGGCGTCAGctgtgttgatgaggatggtcGTCGCAGaatgtttgatgatggctgaCAGCCAAGCAGATGGATAATGGATGCGGCAGGCCGGAAAAGCCCCGGGGTATGGGAATCTTGGCAGCGAGCAAACAGTGCACGAACCATATGGCAGCCCAAATGCTgccccaccacaccactgCAGGATCCCGCATGATTACCCAACACGACAgacgccatcatcatcgcgaCATGTCCGCGTCGACTTCATTCCACACCTCAGCTCTCATCGGTTTCATGTTTGACTCATCACTCAGACCGCCGATAGCGATGTCCTCGGAGTAGTAGGGTGAGGTCATGTCATGCCCTACCCCCCACGACAGTGCGCCCAGAGTTATTGAGATATCTTTCTCCCATTGTATAAAGCTTGCCCTCCTCTCTCGAGAGCCCATCTACTTACAAAAAAGACGAAGCGTCGAAAAAGAAGATCGCCGCAGTAATAGAGAGCTATGTAATTATCACCTCCCCCTGATTACGTCCCATGTATCTTGTCCCCGCATGTCATCATGAACTGCAAAAGAAATCCCGAGAACAAAgctggaaagaagaaaacgaCCTCAAATTGCCACCCACCTCAAAAGTAAACACAAGTGAAATCTTCGTGTTAGCTTGCCTCCCCTAGCTTTCATCATTATCGTGCCCATgattcccctttcccccagaTCCCCCCGCTTTTTGATGACCCATTAAAAGGCGAGAAAACAACGCGCCTTGCccgaagaaaagaaaaagaattaACAATGTAGAGGCGGTCAGGGTTCGTGAAAAAGATGGTCTGGTAGAGATGAGTTGCCGGTTAGGCTGGCGGTGGAAGGCGGTTAGAGAAGGCAGAAGATGCCGACGACTCCGACCAAAAGGGCGGAGGCCACTTGCAATCTGCCGGCAGAGTTGATGCCCGGAGCTCTAGTGGGGACGACGGCTGGCTCTGTGGGAACAACGccgggggtttggagggtcTCGTTGCTCGTTGGCGGGAGAGGGCCACCAGCCGCAGAAGGCGTGGGAGAGGGCTTCTGCGTAACTTGGATCTGTCCATCCGAGAACTGAGAGACAGGTGGGATGTTGACAGATGCGGCCGAAGAGGGAGGAACCGTCAGTGCCGCGCAGGGCGTGGTATGGCCCTGAATCTGGCCTGTTTGATGGGATTAGTGTTTGTCAACAGAGCAAAGAGTGGCGGAGCAACTTACCATCGCCGATTTGACAAATCGGGATTGGCACAGTGGTCGTGACAACCTGAGGCTGCCCATCCGCCAAGGGGATCAccacggtggtggtggccatctCGGTGCCGACTGTGCGCTGGCCATTGTCGACAGCGCCGGCACCACCGCAGGGCAAAACCAGAATCTCAACTGGAGAGCATTGCTCGGCCCAGTAACGATCGTACAGGTTGTAAAAGTTGCCAGAGCGGCACTGGTACCAAACAGCGGAGTCACCCAAAGCCAAGGAGCCGTTGGGACAGTGGGAGAAACCAGCCGTGTAGATGGCACCTGCCTGGGGGGGGTCGTCAAACTGAAACTGATAGTTGCTGGCGATGTAGCC encodes the following:
- a CDS encoding hypothetical protein (COG:H; EggNog:ENOG503NYQI) — encoded protein: MHYPQLQLEGYTPGGGPRMRLLLVQTAHGLTPSSGGYKANVCYAFPEELDKYARRAKAKGVYPGVIGLEPVIVTDGKNQEHKLHINEFTDEWGILNTTIARHEFKAAYPAGEF
- a CDS encoding hypothetical protein (EggNog:ENOG503Q4W8; COG:M) translates to MSEYWKSTPKYWCKHCSVYVRDTKLERANHESTGKHQGAIKRSLRDLHRSAEQEQREKDRAKREVERLNGVVSASGSGIGGAGAKKHGGSTSSAPPPPAPTGQLSQAERQRQLEQLAELGVNIPTELRKDMAMVGEWSVTSTRVVDDGDSGNKTADDTKDEGRAVGVKRERERTEEEKEQEEALNGLFKKRKRWGVGSKSMPEEEDKELEELLSGTIVKTKKEKDAEVEGEVKGEEGAPEAPVVKKEESQDGPALEAIQDVQDEAPPAMVKQEFGNEEPAVAAVVFKKRKPRNIRQNVTASVQKATAPLQVHDLRHGTFSSSFFETATMRVFREGRPNPMLAEYLELRKQEYTTLYDRWCNGAQPYDLPPPHWPPAKSMLNRLPHELHLLIFCYLYQADLFHLALTCRYLADLAIPALYSRDVAEFDCLSLRWACTFSFLETLDRALSHGASVNHRFDHGTAVDCTWVIRDPDFHECMFNTPLKLAICIDDALLVRSLCQRGADVNSPDSYSVNCYAYRLKASYPLHRTMDDTPSLQRGNPRIVQALLEAGADPNLYTGWSWRLYGRYPYNPRHELPLGLAMQSSVPAETVQLLLQHGADPLLKGQYGTCQRIFHLNSRPDVSAPVITTNITRDAYPSGLHGELTPLMAYLASSGGDTWSSDEEKVRLLLQYGAGRDAQRIVAMLASDQKCPWYNMDRTPEVFRIFALSLSQPPGLDMVSFAQRETSPFLAVTQLTDRWITHCSTVYGLGHTAADFLQITSGLLRRMGEACETDGETLFGRPSAAVDTRDLSNNYNSTWWTSDLTALRWVCLPFGFLGSSTLVTSLLAMGADMDRRDSEGMTPLHFASMFASGDRVRPLVEFLGGPEVSGLAIDARDVVGWTPLHFACFFGLSTQLDEQVRAARLLLDNGADIHAQTIGGWAPIALAVKNANLGLVRLLLERGARRRDMFGPPGYESLRAKMFFCRCLGLSSSGSSHWRASRLNPRRGSSLTRRVNELRRFAAAADGGDEEYCTPQVPLLLTLPRHAPSNSAYIANLRAANIFYEHETLSLLNPFSRNSPALNGWAELIRTNVDEYADQVLRNLARNNTTSAIRAQFFSRDGMYYDRAPKLAVQCVGRCYIRDGDDDED
- a CDS encoding hypothetical protein (EggNog:ENOG503PGMM), which codes for MSYTASAKQIGDKVNMSYAGNSKVGFPNIYEDSNQKNIKKSEIDEMTRHSGENVKGFMPKDQPGEVNRLYEEKFKRERADALKNDPTLAATLNNNKPSKGAIIDKEIEEEERAMLEKKKGKGMTGESHY